The DNA segment TTGGAGGCGTTATACCTCGCGAAGCGCATCGACAAGGTCTCCGGGGAGGGCCAAACCGTCTATGGCTGAACCGGTTAAGGGGCGCTCACTACGCTACTCGGCGTACACCGGCGGGCCCGACCCGCTGGCTCCGCCGGTGGATCTGCGTGCGGCGCTCGAACAGATCGGACAAGACGTCATGGCGGGCAGCTCGGCGCGCCGGGCGCTGTCCGAGCTGTTACGGCGGGGCACCAGGAACATGACCGGTGCTGACCGGCTGGCGGCGGAGGTCAACAGACGGCGACGGGAGTTGTTGCGCCGCAACAATTTAGACGGCACCTTGCAGCAGATCAAGAAGCTGCTCGACGAGGCTGTGCTGGCCGAACGCAAGGAGCTGGCCCGCGCCCTAGACGACGACGCCCGGTTTTCCGAGCTGCAGCTCGACGCGCTGCCGTCGTCGCCGGCCAAGGCCGTCCAGGAGCTGGCAGGCTACCACTGGCGCAGCCCGCAGGCCCGCGAATCCTACGAGCAGATCAAGGATCTGCTCGGCCGCGAGCTGCTGGACCAGCGCTTTGCCGGCATGAAGCAGGCGCTTTCCCGCGCCACCGACGCGGATCGCCAGCGCGTCAACGAGATGCTGGACGACCTCAACGACCTGCTGGACAAGCACGCCCACGGCCAGGACACCCAGCAAGACTTTGCAGACTTCATGGCCAAGCACCGCGAGTTCTTTCCGGAGAACCCGCGCAATGTCGAGGAACTGCTGGACTCACTGGCCAAACGGGCCGCCGCCGCGCAGCGGTTCCGCAACAGCCTCACCCAGGAACAGCGCGACGAACTGGATGCCCTGGCGCAGCAGGCATTTGGCTCTCCGGCGCTGATGCAGGCGCTGAACCGGCTCGACGCGCATCTGCAGGCCGCCCGCCCGGGTGAAGACTGGACCGGCTCCGAGCAGTTCTCCGGGGATAATCCGTTCGGCATGGGCGAGGGCACCCAGGCGCTGGCCGATATCGCCGAGCTGGAGCAGCTGGCCGAGCAGCTGTCGCAAAGCTATCCGGGCGCCAGCATGGACGATGTCGACCTGGACGCGCTGGCCCGCCAGCTCGGTGACCACGCCGCCATCGACGCCCGGACACTGGCCGAATTGGAACGCGCACTAGTCAATCAGGGCTTCCTGGATCGCGGTTCCGACGGCCAGTGGCGAC comes from the Mycobacterium shinjukuense genome and includes:
- a CDS encoding VWA domain-containing protein, giving the protein MAEPVKGRSLRYSAYTGGPDPLAPPVDLRAALEQIGQDVMAGSSARRALSELLRRGTRNMTGADRLAAEVNRRRRELLRRNNLDGTLQQIKKLLDEAVLAERKELARALDDDARFSELQLDALPSSPAKAVQELAGYHWRSPQARESYEQIKDLLGRELLDQRFAGMKQALSRATDADRQRVNEMLDDLNDLLDKHAHGQDTQQDFADFMAKHREFFPENPRNVEELLDSLAKRAAAAQRFRNSLTQEQRDELDALAQQAFGSPALMQALNRLDAHLQAARPGEDWTGSEQFSGDNPFGMGEGTQALADIAELEQLAEQLSQSYPGASMDDVDLDALARQLGDHAAIDARTLAELERALVNQGFLDRGSDGQWRLSPKAMRRLGETALRDVAQQLSGRRGERDHRRAGAAGELTGATRPWQFGDTEPWHVARTLTNAVLRQAGTAAVRDRIRITVDDVEVSETETRTQAAVALLVDTSFSMVMENRWLPMKRTALALNHLVCTRFRSDALQIITFGRYARTVTAAELTGLEGVYEQGTNLHHALALAGRHLRRHPSAQPVVLVVTDGEPTAHLEDVDGEGSSVFFDYPPHPRTIAHTVRGFDDMARLGAQVTIFRLGSDPGLARFIDQVARRVQGRVVVPDLDGLGAAVVGDYLRSRRRR